In one Sphingobium sp. TKS genomic region, the following are encoded:
- a CDS encoding aldehyde dehydrogenase family protein, with amino-acid sequence MFEKAIGTINAAASFRHRYDNFIGGRWSAPASGEYFADTSPINGAQIAEFALSTPEDVERALDAAHAAKDQWARISPADRARILNRVADRLEDNMELLALAETIDNGKPIRETRAADVPLAIDHFRYFAGCIRAEEGGISTIDADTIAYHFREPLGVVGQIIPWNFPLLMAAWKIAPALAAGNCTVIKPASQTPLTLLMFAELTADILPPGVLNVVTGPGRTVGQAIAANPRIAKVSFTGETVTGKQIMHAAADHLIPQTMELGGKSPNIFMADVLDEDDAFFDKALEGFTLFAFNKGEVCTCPSRALIHESIFDRFIERAVARVAAIRQGDPLDPSVQVGAQASEDQLHKILGYIDIGKAEGAQCLVGGAKALPGGALDQGYFVQPTVFVGQNHMRIFQEEIFGPVLAVTTFKTVEEAIALANDTAYGLGAGVWTRSGNTAYRLGRAIEAGRVWTNCYHQYPAHAAFGGYKASGFGRENHRMMLDHYQQTKNLLVSYDEHALGLF; translated from the coding sequence ATGTTCGAGAAGGCGATCGGGACCATCAATGCTGCGGCGTCCTTCCGACACCGCTATGATAATTTCATCGGTGGTCGATGGAGCGCTCCAGCGAGCGGCGAGTATTTCGCGGACACGAGCCCGATCAATGGCGCCCAGATCGCCGAGTTTGCGCTGTCGACGCCGGAAGATGTCGAGCGCGCGCTCGATGCGGCGCACGCCGCCAAGGATCAATGGGCAAGGATCTCGCCCGCCGACCGCGCCAGGATTCTCAATCGCGTCGCCGACCGGCTCGAGGATAATATGGAGTTGCTGGCGCTTGCCGAGACGATCGACAACGGCAAGCCGATCCGCGAGACGCGCGCTGCCGACGTTCCGCTCGCGATCGACCATTTCCGCTATTTCGCCGGCTGCATCCGGGCCGAGGAAGGCGGGATCTCGACGATCGATGCCGACACCATCGCCTATCATTTTCGCGAGCCGCTTGGCGTCGTCGGCCAGATCATCCCGTGGAACTTCCCGCTGCTGATGGCGGCGTGGAAGATCGCCCCGGCGCTGGCGGCGGGCAACTGCACCGTCATCAAGCCCGCATCCCAGACGCCGCTCACCTTGCTGATGTTCGCCGAGCTCACCGCCGACATCCTGCCGCCCGGCGTGCTCAATGTCGTCACCGGCCCGGGACGGACCGTCGGCCAGGCGATCGCCGCCAATCCGCGCATCGCCAAGGTCTCGTTCACCGGCGAGACCGTCACCGGCAAGCAGATCATGCATGCGGCCGCCGACCATCTGATCCCCCAGACGATGGAGCTTGGCGGCAAGTCGCCCAACATCTTCATGGCGGACGTGCTCGACGAGGACGATGCCTTCTTCGACAAGGCGCTCGAAGGCTTCACGCTGTTCGCGTTCAACAAGGGCGAGGTCTGCACCTGCCCGTCGCGCGCGCTGATCCATGAGTCGATCTTCGATCGCTTCATCGAGCGCGCCGTGGCGCGCGTCGCCGCGATCCGCCAGGGCGATCCGCTCGACCCCTCGGTCCAGGTCGGCGCGCAGGCGTCGGAGGACCAGCTCCACAAGATCCTGGGCTATATCGATATCGGCAAGGCCGAGGGCGCGCAGTGTCTGGTCGGTGGCGCCAAGGCGCTGCCGGGCGGTGCGCTCGACCAGGGCTATTTCGTACAGCCGACCGTGTTCGTGGGTCAGAACCACATGCGCATCTTCCAGGAGGAGATCTTCGGTCCCGTCCTGGCGGTCACCACCTTCAAGACGGTCGAGGAGGCGATCGCACTTGCCAACGACACCGCCTACGGTCTTGGCGCGGGCGTCTGGACCCGGAGCGGCAACACCGCCTACCGTCTGGGCCGCGCGATCGAGGCCGGGCGGGTCTGGACCAACTGCTATCACCAGTACCCCGCCCATGCCGCCTTCGGCGGATACAAGGCGTCGGGCTTCGGGCGTGAAAATCACCGGATGATGCTCGACCATTATCAGCAGACCAAGAACCTGCTCGTCTCCTATGACGAGCACGCGCTCGGCCTGTTCTGA
- a CDS encoding four-helix bundle copper-binding protein, translated as MMIERRELLMAGAGLAAAGTLAAPAAGQQHRMEGMAMSMTDCIDDCLASHRMCLETAAWLTKQSSALASASLIAMLNDCAELCQATANSMLRESALHRILCRACADACERCAEECGRHSEDQRIARCSATCKKCAASCRMMADMTG; from the coding sequence ATGATGATCGAGAGACGCGAATTGCTGATGGCGGGCGCCGGCCTTGCCGCCGCCGGAACGCTGGCTGCGCCGGCGGCGGGGCAGCAGCATCGAATGGAAGGGATGGCGATGTCGATGACGGACTGCATCGACGATTGCCTGGCTTCACACCGCATGTGCCTCGAAACCGCCGCCTGGCTGACGAAGCAAAGCAGCGCGCTGGCGAGCGCGTCGTTGATCGCCATGCTGAACGACTGTGCGGAACTGTGCCAGGCGACAGCCAACTCGATGCTGCGGGAATCGGCTCTGCACCGCATCCTGTGCCGCGCCTGCGCCGATGCTTGCGAGCGCTGCGCCGAGGAATGCGGGCGTCATAGCGAGGACCAGCGGATCGCGCGTTGCTCGGCCACCTGCAAGAAATGCGCGGCGAGCTGCCGAATGATGGCGGACATGACCGGCTGA
- a CDS encoding DUF1622 domain-containing protein gives MITIEADWLSAFFRLAVIGLELAGTLTILVGAGLATFLFARRARAGDRTEAYSTFRSALGRSILLGLEFLVAGDIVKSLVINPTLDDLIVLAGLVLVRTFLSISLGVEINGHWPWEETRMAREKARAASDGSPATAEAAGCGTPRKG, from the coding sequence ATGATCACCATTGAGGCCGACTGGCTGAGCGCCTTCTTCCGGCTCGCCGTGATCGGCCTGGAACTGGCGGGCACGCTGACCATCCTGGTCGGCGCGGGGCTCGCAACCTTTCTGTTTGCGCGGCGGGCGAGGGCGGGCGACCGAACCGAGGCCTATAGCACGTTCCGCTCGGCGCTCGGCCGCAGCATCCTGCTCGGCCTGGAATTTCTGGTCGCCGGCGACATCGTCAAGTCGCTGGTGATCAACCCGACGCTCGACGATCTCATCGTGCTGGCCGGGCTTGTGCTGGTGCGGACCTTCCTGAGCATCTCGCTCGGGGTCGAGATCAACGGTCACTGGCCCTGGGAGGAAACCCGGATGGCGCGGGAGAAGGCGCGTGCGGCGTCGGATGGGTCGCCGGCGACGGCTGAGGCCGCCGGATGCGGCACACCGCGCAAGGGATAG
- the adhP gene encoding alcohol dehydrogenase AdhP, which translates to MAKTMKAAVVREFGKPLVIEDAPIPTVGPGQILVKIAATGVCHTDLHAAEGDWPVKPNPPFIPGHEGVGHVAAVGAGVTHVKEGDRVGVPWLYTACGHCVHCLGGWETLCHEQQNTGYSVNGSFAEYVLADPNYVGHLPDNVDFLDIAPILCAGVTVYKGLKATEARPGEWVVVSGIGGLGHMAVQYARAMGLNVAAVDIDDSKLDLATRLGATLTVNAHSEDPSAALKKAIGGAHGALVTAVSPKAFQQALGMVRRGGTVALNGLPPGDFPLSIFDTVLNGITVRGSIVGTRLDLLEALAFAGDGKVKATVHADKLENINDVFSRMHHGDIEGRIVLDLA; encoded by the coding sequence ATGGCGAAAACCATGAAGGCGGCGGTCGTCCGCGAATTCGGCAAGCCCCTGGTCATCGAGGACGCGCCGATCCCGACGGTCGGCCCCGGGCAGATCCTGGTCAAGATTGCGGCAACCGGCGTGTGCCATACCGACCTGCACGCGGCAGAAGGGGACTGGCCGGTCAAACCCAACCCGCCCTTCATTCCTGGCCATGAAGGCGTCGGGCATGTCGCCGCCGTCGGTGCGGGCGTCACCCATGTGAAGGAAGGCGACCGGGTCGGCGTGCCCTGGCTCTACACCGCCTGCGGGCATTGCGTGCATTGCCTGGGTGGCTGGGAGACGCTTTGCCACGAACAGCAGAACACCGGCTATTCGGTCAATGGCAGCTTTGCCGAATATGTCCTCGCCGATCCCAACTATGTTGGTCACCTTCCCGACAATGTCGACTTCCTCGACATTGCGCCGATCCTCTGCGCGGGCGTCACCGTCTACAAGGGATTGAAGGCCACCGAGGCCCGACCCGGCGAGTGGGTGGTCGTCTCAGGGATCGGCGGGCTCGGCCACATGGCGGTGCAATATGCCCGTGCCATGGGTCTCAATGTGGCCGCGGTCGACATCGACGATAGCAAGCTCGACCTCGCTACACGCCTTGGCGCCACACTGACGGTCAACGCGCACAGCGAGGACCCTTCGGCAGCGCTCAAGAAGGCGATAGGCGGCGCGCACGGAGCGCTCGTCACCGCCGTTTCGCCCAAGGCGTTCCAGCAGGCGCTCGGCATGGTCCGGCGCGGCGGCACGGTCGCGCTCAATGGTCTGCCGCCGGGCGACTTCCCGCTGTCGATCTTCGACACCGTGCTGAACGGCATTACCGTGCGAGGCTCGATCGTCGGCACGCGGCTCGATCTGCTCGAGGCACTGGCGTTCGCCGGCGACGGCAAGGTCAAGGCCACGGTCCATGCAGACAAGCTGGAGAACATCAACGACGTCTTCTCCCGCATGCACCATGGCGACATCGAGGGCCGGATCGTCCTCGACCTCGCCTGA